The Arachis duranensis cultivar V14167 chromosome 9, aradu.V14167.gnm2.J7QH, whole genome shotgun sequence genomic sequence AAAATGTTGAATTGGTAAGCTGATCACAACCACTGAGGTTTATAGAGGTTAAATTGAGAAGAAACATTGATAGCTTGCCAATACAATGATCGGTTAGGAAGTCGGTTTTTCTAAGATCCAAGCATTGTATTAATGGACAATTTGATACCACAGAATATATTCCTGAAAATGTGAAATTGCAGCAGTCTTGGAGGATGAGTTTCTTTATGGAATGACAACATTCTGCAACAGAACAGAGCAACTCATCCGAGATAAAAGAATTCGACAAATCAATACAAGTTAAGCTTTTCAAACTCTTGAGTGAATCAATCAAATCCAAGTTAATTGGCATAGGTGCCAAGCCACGTCCAtgaattcttcttttcttaatGTTGAATGCTATGGAAGCCAAGGTTGGTCTGAAGTTGATAGCATTAGCAATGCCTCCTTGAGTTATcttaaaacaattgaagaatGAAATGTCTTCAATTGTCATACAGTTCTGACACAGAGCTACCAGTGATTGATCAGTGACTAAGTAGTTTCCAGAGAAGTTAATCTTGCGAAGGCGCTCAAGCAACAAAGACAACTTTGAGATCCCAAAATCTGTTGCTTCTGAAATCAATGGGAAGCTGATGTCAAGCTCTTGAAGCAATGGGAAACAATAGGCCATGATCATCAAATGGCTATCCCAAAGAGAGCCAATGTTTGAACAAATCAACACCCTTAAGTTCTTCATCTTCGAGCCGATGTCCCGGAACAAATCAATGGGAAGTGTCCTCTGATTGGAAAGGTTAAGGGTATCAAGGTCCAAGGTGGATTGTGAAACCTGACAAAGCAGGCCTTCGAGGTTCCCATTGAAGTAACTGAGGTCTAAGACTTTGAGCCTTGAGAATCTCAAGAACAGCTTTGGAATGAGCATTGTTGTTGCATCAAATATTGTGAGGGAATCTTGAAGCTGGCTTGAAATTGTGAGGAACCGCTTGCAGACCATGGACACCGATTCCAAGTCTCGGCCGTGGCCTAGGAATCTGAAGATTGATTCCCAGCATTCATCAGGAAAACTCACTGATGCCTTCATCTTGATCTTGTTCTTGATCTCTGCCAtagcataatttttttagaactaATGCTTTGATAACAATAATGTTGAATGTCAGGCTATGAATCTTGGATTATGGTCAGATCAGCCGGCCTTGATCATTGATTAATTGAAATTGATCAAATCATAAACAAAAGAGTTATTGTTTGACATGTATTAAGGTATTgggaaatatataataaaaaaatgtagctattatttaaaaatgattCTAATAACCAATGATGCAAATAGAAGTTACCTGAGAATTTCGTTGATCAAGGGAAAGAAGCTTCAGAAGAAGAAGCGTTAATGTTTGAGTTTTGACTAATGGAATTGTCGTCTAAAGGGATGAATCTCTAGAAACTCTTTTTTGCTTTGTTCTTGTTTAGATGGCATCTAATATGGTGATCTGTTATTTTCACTTTGCAGCCTCTTACTTTtcacacttttcttttctttcaatcTGGTGTAGTCCCCAGTCCCCACAATATCGATCAATTTTCTCATTTGAGCATTATAACATTGatccaatttaaaaaaattattgtcattattattattattattattattattattattattattattattgaatagtCTCATTTATATGTTATATTTCCCACATTTTATATTGATTTCAGTTTTTCTATATTTGTCCTTAATGTTTTTAAAACATTtgaattttatcctttttttccGTCTTATGATATTCAAATTATGAATAgagaaaattatatcaaaactAAATTATTGTTCGTGTGATAAGTTGTCCAAGTATATCTCGGCTCTGAAGAAACTGAATTTCGTTCTTCCTTTCTGAAGACGAGATATACTTTAATTTTCAGAAAAGATTGGGAtggaaatttataaaaaatatttcaacgCTCAAGTTAGTTTAGAGAATATTTTCTGGTGAGTTGTAAAAATGAAAAGTGTTCGAAATTATGATAAAATGGATTTCTTAGAGCAAATGTGTTTATTAGATTTAATAACATCATTTTGTTGTattcattttataaaaaaaatgtgaccAGTTAACCAACCTTCATAATCACTTGTTAAAAACAACAATTTATTGTTGCATCTAAACATATAGATATTTACTAATATGGANNNNNNNNNNNNNNNNNNNNNNNNNNNNNNNNNNNNNNNNNNNacgaaaaaaaaaaaaaaaagaaagaactcCTATCAACTTGTTCCAACTTAAGATAATAAACTCATAAGCTTAGTCTTACTTCACTTTCaagaaacgaaaaaaaatttcatctcCAAATTTAACTCAGATGTAACTCGGCTTCTTTTGGAATGTAAAACCGTGGTATTTATCGAaaaaatgatttgattgatgGGATTTAATATGATACGACCGAAAAAATTCCTATATTTCTTATCAGAACATGTTGATTTGACCCTATAAGTGAGATCCCACCCCTAACATGTTGCCCGCTAGAAGCAGACTTAGAAAGtgttattttacaaaaaaaaaaaaagaaaaagctaagaatgctaatttttttttcatgataaatttgtttttatttcacGCATACGAAAAATAGCTTAATGCTTCAACCAAATAATGCGTTGTAGTTACTAGTTAGCATTACATACCAAATATGTGAGAAGAGTTTTATATCAATCCTCATTAAATATACCAACTAACCCAGGCCCAAAAGGGAGAGAGAGACTTAACTATGACTAAATCTTGATCCGAATTAGTCCATcttaattttaatcattttttaatttaaatgaacATTTAAAATGTACACAATTAAAACTGAGAAAATGcactaattaattaagttgACAAACAGATATTCATACCTATCAAATTATAGACATGCATAATTATATATACAGCAGCTACTTAACCAAGCAAATATACACCAGCCTCCTTATAGCTCTCAACAGAATCAATGAGTGTCTCCTCTAATGGCCTGTAACTCCAACCAAGTCTCTGTAGTTTCTCGGAGCTCAGGTGATGTTAGTCACAACAAAAATGTGAGAACTAAAGCTTACTTTGTAGGGTAGTTGTAGTTTGGATATTCACTCTTCAATTCCTCTACCAAATCCTTTGGTTTAGCAGGGCATGAAGTGCATATGTATCTCCCTTCTGCTTCAATCTTCTCATAAGCCAATAGTAATGCATCAGCTAAATCTCTTACATCTATTATCCACTTAAGCTTATTCTCCACTGGCTCACAGCCTTAAACAAGAAGAGAGACAAGCTTAGTAAAGAAGACAATTATGTTAACAATTATAAATCAAATGAAATACAAGACACTGCTTTAagtttgtgtttggattatagTATATGTGTATAACATATGATTCAAAAGCAAAATCTAGCAAGAGAGCTTTAGTTGTGAACAAACTTTGAATGAACTTCACTGATTCACATTTCCAAAGATGTTTTATTGTTATGTATTGGAAGAAATATATTCTTGTATAAGACAATAAAGCATTTTAACTAGTAATCCAAAACTTACCACCACAAGAAGCTCAGTGTCTTATCCCCACAAAGGCATTGTT encodes the following:
- the LOC107463745 gene encoding F-box/LRR-repeat protein 3-like isoform X1, with amino-acid sequence MAEIKNKIKMKASVSFPDECWESIFRFLGHGRDLESVSMVCKRFLTISSQLQDSLTIFDATTMLIPKLFLRFSRLKVLDLSYFNGNLEGLLCQVSQSTLDLDTLNLSNQRTLPIDLFRDIGSKMKNLRVLICSNIGSLWDSHLMIMAYCFPLLQELDISFPLISEATDFGISKLSLLLERLRKINFSGNYLVTDQSLVALCQNCMTIEDISFFNCFKITQGGIANAINFRPTLASIAFNIKKRRIHGRGLAPMPINLDLIDSLKSLKSLTCIDLSNSFISDELLCSVAECCHSIKKLILQDCCNFTFSGIYSVVSNCPLIQCLDLRKTDFLTDHCIGKLSMFLLNLTSINLSGCDQLTNSTFYTLTRGCPKLVEIKMDRTYLGEVGEDSDSSLVPVQNTQVKSLYLGQNILLGDQSLMKMASICPNVELLDLNSCGSISGECVVDVLRKCREIRHLGLANTGVKLLKMDFKVLQLKVLNLSGSRINDEALSIISKCCCGLVVLDIQGCNNVTTKGVKEVVESCMELRELNLKNCDFVNDNFVASLELIRPSLRRIITNSYVGV
- the LOC107463745 gene encoding F-box/LRR-repeat protein 3-like isoform X2; amino-acid sequence: MKASVSFPDECWESIFRFLGHGRDLESVSMVCKRFLTISSQLQDSLTIFDATTMLIPKLFLRFSRLKVLDLSYFNGNLEGLLCQVSQSTLDLDTLNLSNQRTLPIDLFRDIGSKMKNLRVLICSNIGSLWDSHLMIMAYCFPLLQELDISFPLISEATDFGISKLSLLLERLRKINFSGNYLVTDQSLVALCQNCMTIEDISFFNCFKITQGGIANAINFRPTLASIAFNIKKRRIHGRGLAPMPINLDLIDSLKSLKSLTCIDLSNSFISDELLCSVAECCHSIKKLILQDCCNFTFSGIYSVVSNCPLIQCLDLRKTDFLTDHCIGKLSMFLLNLTSINLSGCDQLTNSTFYTLTRGCPKLVEIKMDRTYLGEVGEDSDSSLVPVQNTQVKSLYLGQNILLGDQSLMKMASICPNVELLDLNSCGSISGECVVDVLRKCREIRHLGLANTGVKLLKMDFKVLQLKVLNLSGSRINDEALSIISKCCCGLVVLDIQGCNNVTTKGVKEVVESCMELRELNLKNCDFVNDNFVASLELIRPSLRRIITNSYVGV